A genome region from Desulfuromonas sp. includes the following:
- a CDS encoding Ig-like domain-containing protein, producing MTAEFTVVLKVAPTAAVTIDVSSSDLSEGTVDVSQLTFTSDDWDIPKTVIVTGVDDALSDGKRVYTIVLDPGGSTDVVYAAIDPAEVAVNNLDNEPFPGITVGALSGDTSEGGTSATFTVVLDTEPSAEVTVAVTSLDTSEGTVDVPSLTFTPENWDTPREVTVTGVDDTFKDGDVTYDVRLDPAVSDDNAYAGIDPDDVSVTNADDEVAGVTLGNGTFGIIADASGEGSEPGSAVRLTFLNNAWGTTENPFLGTDFTVVLDSAPTADVTITIASSDPTEGTVLPTELTFTPGNGTVPQTVTVTGVDDDVLDGDVTYTLTLTAASGDANYDNLFLPDVTVTNQDNELSGVTLTPITGDTGEDGTTATFTVALDTAPTEPVTIGVTSSDTTEGTVSPEELTFTAADWSTSQTVTVTGADDAIADGDVAYTIILAPAVSMDPAYGGIDPADVLVTNVDDEAPGLMPGISVGAISGDTSEEGATATFTVVLDTAPSEDVTIGVTSNDLTEGTVDKATLTFTSSNWDTPQTVTVTGVADALDDGNIDYKVILAPAVSLDAAYAGIDPADVGLTNRDAAAELITVGPVSGDTAEDGTQATFTVVLGQAPTADVSIALSSSDLSEGIVSPAELTFTPANWETPQTVTVTGVDDTVDDGDVAFTIVTAPAVSADTAFSGRDTADVELANVDDEIIEIVASAVSGDTKEDGTTATFTVVLGTTPTAEVTVAVSSSDTSEGTVLPASLTFTPTNALTPQTVTVTGVDDTVDDDDTAYTVVLAAASSSDTDYNTLDPDDVAVTNLDDDTAGITVGAVSGDTAEDGTTATFTVVLDTVPTANVTVAVSSSNTAEGTVSPTSLIFTPANALSPQTVTVTGADDDLDDGDVDYTVVLAAAVSTDGKYNTVDPSDVPATNLDDDETPVVTAAQSFSVAENSAATTSVGTAAATDGDAGTTFQAWTITTNANPDGDADLAFAIDPATGAITVNDAGDLDRETNASLTVSVTVSDGANTSAPETLTVNITDVNDVAPEVTAAQTFTVPENSPQATAVGTAAATDGDTSPTTFQGWAITVNPNPDGDSDLAFAIDPATGAITVNDPGDLDYESNPSLTVSLTVSDGVNTSAAQTAVVNLTEVNDAPTIDSAVPAAATENVEYSYTPAVTDPDGPGATWSVLAADTCGGAFAAGIYAFTPGDDPPADCVVSVQVCDGGTPEECAEQSAAVTITAVNDAPIIGSAVPAAATENVEYSYTPAVTDPDGPGANWSVLGDDTCGGAFAAGSYAFTPGDDPAADCLVSIRVCDGGTPEECAEQSGAVTITAVNDAPTIDSAPPAAATENVEYSYTPAVTDPDGHGTTWSVLAADTCGGAFAAGSYAFTPGDAPATDCLVSIRVCDGGTPEECGEQSGTVTITAVNDAPVATDDGISIREDNSITFSPLGNDFDVDGDVLTIVAVTNPAHGRVTDNGNRTVTYTPAPNYNGSDTFSYTNSDGKATDSATASITVAAVNDPPVITGQNAAFTVPQGGSFTFDISDLDVVDPDDTVFTLGVRPGLHYTVNGNTVTAANSYFGTLRVSVAVHDGTTASSPFEVIVTVVDGNPPTVAADPAGGVFKDEVSVVLTAEDNEDPNPTITYSLDGGAPTTPYGAALTIEESLTLRYAAEDADGNRSDTQEAVFTIDTDSPVIVLSTLVGVVTTEEVLNVSGIVTDDVGVKSLTVNGETVPVGTGGSFSTAVALKVGANEVIVVATDAVDRATTETFSVSRDTGAPKLAVTAPADGSVVDGATLTVTGTADAGATVSVALNGGDPLLAERDGEAFAASVTLKPVLNTIGVVAVAGDKASVAKRTVTLGENQLSLTITEPAQDRIAYGKNLALKGVFDSPDPASVAIALGEETFTPALNGEGAFTQALTFAEKGTYAVVVTGTDASGETVSAVRNVIFDPPPLGDIDGNGQLTTWDLILISKFILGVDTLTERQKVAADVNDDGVITTLDMIIIRKVILGIDPPFDS from the coding sequence GTGACGGCGGAGTTCACCGTGGTGCTCAAGGTCGCCCCGACGGCGGCCGTGACCATCGACGTGTCGAGTTCCGACCTCTCCGAGGGGACCGTCGACGTCTCGCAGCTGACCTTTACCAGCGATGACTGGGACATCCCCAAGACGGTGATCGTGACCGGGGTAGACGACGCCCTCTCCGACGGCAAGCGGGTTTACACCATCGTCCTCGATCCGGGCGGATCGACCGATGTTGTCTATGCCGCCATTGACCCCGCCGAGGTGGCGGTGAACAACCTCGACAACGAGCCCTTCCCCGGCATCACGGTGGGCGCCCTTTCCGGCGACACCTCCGAGGGAGGCACTTCGGCGACCTTCACCGTCGTCCTCGACACCGAGCCCTCCGCCGAGGTGACCGTGGCCGTGACCAGCCTCGACACCAGCGAGGGGACGGTCGACGTCCCGAGCCTGACCTTCACCCCCGAGAACTGGGACACCCCACGGGAGGTGACGGTGACCGGGGTGGACGATACCTTCAAGGACGGGGACGTGACCTACGACGTGCGCCTCGACCCGGCGGTCTCCGACGACAATGCCTACGCCGGCATCGACCCCGACGACGTCTCGGTGACCAACGCCGACGACGAAGTGGCCGGGGTCACCCTGGGGAACGGGACTTTCGGCATAATTGCGGACGCCTCCGGCGAAGGGAGCGAGCCGGGCTCCGCCGTGAGGCTGACTTTCCTTAACAATGCCTGGGGCACCACTGAGAACCCCTTCCTCGGCACTGACTTCACCGTGGTCCTCGACTCGGCGCCGACGGCGGACGTGACCATCACCATCGCGAGTTCGGACCCCACAGAGGGGACGGTCTTACCGACGGAGCTGACCTTCACCCCCGGGAACGGGACCGTCCCCCAGACGGTGACCGTGACCGGGGTGGACGACGATGTCCTCGACGGCGACGTGACCTACACCCTCACGCTCACGGCCGCCTCGGGCGATGCGAACTACGACAATTTATTCCTTCCGGACGTCACCGTGACTAACCAGGACAACGAGCTGTCCGGGGTCACCCTCACTCCCATCACCGGCGACACCGGGGAAGACGGCACGACGGCGACCTTCACCGTGGCCCTCGACACCGCGCCGACGGAGCCCGTGACCATTGGCGTGACGAGCTCGGACACCACCGAGGGGACGGTCTCCCCGGAAGAGTTGACCTTCACCGCCGCCGACTGGTCCACTTCCCAGACAGTGACCGTGACCGGCGCAGACGATGCCATTGCCGACGGGGACGTAGCCTACACGATCATCCTCGCCCCGGCGGTTTCCATGGATCCGGCTTACGGCGGGATCGACCCCGCCGACGTTCTCGTGACCAACGTCGACGACGAAGCGCCCGGCCTCATGCCGGGGATCTCCGTCGGCGCAATCTCCGGGGACACCTCGGAGGAGGGCGCGACGGCGACCTTCACCGTGGTTCTCGACACCGCGCCCTCTGAGGACGTGACGATCGGGGTGACGAGCAACGACCTGACCGAGGGGACCGTCGACAAGGCGACCTTGACCTTCACCTCCAGCAACTGGGACACCCCCCAGACGGTGACCGTGACCGGGGTGGCCGACGCCCTCGATGACGGCAACATCGATTACAAGGTGATCCTCGCCCCGGCGGTCTCGCTTGATGCGGCCTACGCCGGGATCGACCCCGCCGACGTGGGGTTGACCAACCGGGACGCCGCCGCAGAGCTCATCACCGTCGGCCCCGTCTCCGGCGACACCGCCGAGGACGGCACCCAGGCGACCTTCACCGTGGTCCTCGGCCAGGCGCCGACGGCGGACGTGAGCATCGCCCTGTCGAGCTCGGACCTCTCCGAGGGGATCGTCTCCCCCGCGGAGCTGACCTTCACTCCTGCGAACTGGGAAACCCCCCAGACGGTGACCGTGACCGGCGTGGACGACACCGTCGATGACGGCGACGTGGCCTTCACGATCGTGACGGCCCCTGCGGTCTCGGCAGACACGGCCTTCTCCGGGCGGGACACCGCCGATGTGGAGCTGGCCAACGTCGACGACGAAATCATCGAAATCGTCGCGAGCGCCGTCTCCGGCGATACCAAAGAGGACGGCACGACGGCGACCTTCACTGTGGTCCTCGGCACGACCCCGACGGCGGAGGTGACCGTGGCGGTGTCGAGCTCTGACACCTCGGAGGGGACGGTCTTACCGGCGAGCCTGACCTTCACCCCGACCAACGCCCTCACCCCCCAGACCGTGACGGTCACCGGGGTCGACGACACCGTGGACGACGACGACACGGCCTACACGGTCGTCCTCGCCGCGGCCTCCTCGTCTGATACGGACTACAATACTCTCGACCCGGACGACGTGGCGGTGACCAACCTCGACGACGACACCGCCGGGATCACCGTCGGAGCCGTCTCCGGCGACACCGCAGAGGACGGCACGACAGCGACCTTCACCGTGGTCCTGGACACGGTCCCGACGGCGAACGTGACCGTGGCGGTGTCGAGTTCCAACACGGCCGAGGGGACGGTCTCCCCGACGAGCCTGATCTTCACCCCGGCCAACGCCCTTTCCCCCCAGACCGTGACCGTCACCGGGGCGGACGACGACCTCGACGACGGCGACGTGGACTACACGGTCGTCCTTGCCGCAGCCGTCTCGACCGACGGGAAATACAACACCGTCGATCCCTCCGACGTTCCGGCGACCAACCTGGACGACGACGAGACCCCGGTGGTGACCGCCGCACAGTCCTTCAGCGTGGCCGAGAACAGCGCGGCGACGACCTCCGTCGGCACCGCCGCCGCCACCGACGGCGACGCCGGCACGACTTTCCAGGCCTGGACCATCACCACCAACGCCAACCCGGACGGTGACGCCGACCTTGCCTTCGCCATCGATCCTGCGACCGGCGCGATCACCGTCAACGACGCCGGCGACCTCGACCGGGAGACGAACGCCAGCCTGACCGTCTCGGTGACCGTCTCCGACGGCGCCAACACCTCGGCTCCCGAGACGCTTACCGTCAACATCACCGACGTCAACGACGTCGCCCCGGAGGTGACCGCGGCCCAGACCTTCACGGTGCCGGAGAACAGCCCGCAGGCGACAGCCGTCGGCACCGCCGCCGCCACCGACGGCGACACCAGCCCCACGACCTTCCAGGGCTGGGCGATCACCGTCAACCCCAACCCGGACGGCGACAGCGATCTGGCCTTCGCCATCGACCCGGCGACGGGCGCCATCACCGTCAACGATCCGGGCGACCTCGACTACGAGAGCAACCCCAGTCTGACCGTCTCCCTGACCGTCTCCGACGGGGTCAACACCTCTGCGGCCCAGACCGCCGTCGTGAACCTGACCGAGGTTAACGACGCGCCGACCATCGACAGCGCCGTTCCGGCCGCGGCGACGGAGAACGTGGAATACAGCTACACGCCGGCCGTCACCGATCCCGACGGGCCGGGGGCGACCTGGAGCGTCCTCGCCGCGGACACCTGCGGCGGCGCCTTCGCCGCCGGTATCTACGCCTTCACCCCCGGCGACGACCCGCCGGCCGACTGCGTCGTGTCGGTGCAGGTCTGTGACGGCGGCACTCCCGAGGAGTGCGCCGAGCAGAGCGCCGCGGTGACCATCACCGCGGTCAACGACGCCCCGATCATCGGCAGCGCTGTGCCGGCCGCGGCGACGGAGAACGTGGAATACAGCTACACGCCGGCCGTCACCGACCCCGACGGGCCGGGGGCGAACTGGAGCGTGCTTGGCGACGACACTTGCGGCGGCGCCTTCGCCGCCGGCAGCTACGCCTTCACCCCCGGAGACGACCCGGCGGCCGACTGCCTGGTTTCGATCCGGGTCTGCGACGGCGGCACCCCCGAGGAGTGCGCCGAGCAGAGCGGCGCGGTGACCATCACCGCGGTCAATGACGCGCCGACCATCGACAGCGCGCCTCCGGCCGCGGCGACGGAGAACGTGGAATACAGCTACACGCCGGCCGTCACCGATCCCGACGGGCACGGCACGACCTGGAGCGTCCTCGCCGCCGACACCTGCGGCGGCGCCTTCGCCGCCGGCAGCTACGCCTTCACCCCCGGAGACGCCCCGGCGACCGACTGCCTGGTTTCGATCCGGGTCTGCGACGGCGGCACCCCCGAGGAGTGTGGCGAGCAGAGCGGCACCGTGACCATCACCGCGGTCAACGACGCGCCGGTGGCGACGGACGACGGCATCTCCATCCGGGAGGACAACAGCATCACCTTTTCGCCCCTGGGTAACGACTTTGACGTGGACGGCGACGTCCTGACCATCGTGGCGGTCACCAACCCTGCCCACGGTCGCGTGACCGACAACGGGAACCGCACCGTCACCTATACCCCTGCGCCCAACTACAACGGCTCCGACACCTTCTCCTATACGAACAGCGACGGGAAGGCGACCGACAGCGCCACGGCGAGCATCACCGTTGCCGCCGTCAACGACCCGCCAGTCATCACCGGGCAGAACGCCGCTTTCACCGTACCCCAGGGCGGCAGCTTCACCTTCGATATTTCCGACCTTGACGTGGTTGACCCCGACGACACCGTCTTCACCCTCGGGGTTCGGCCCGGACTGCACTATACCGTCAACGGCAACACGGTCACCGCCGCCAACAGTTATTTCGGCACCCTGAGGGTCTCCGTGGCCGTCCATGACGGCACCACCGCGAGTTCGCCTTTCGAGGTGATCGTCACCGTCGTCGACGGCAACCCCCCGACCGTCGCCGCAGATCCGGCAGGCGGAGTCTTCAAGGACGAAGTGAGCGTGGTCCTGACCGCCGAGGACAACGAGGACCCCAACCCGACCATCACCTACAGCCTCGACGGCGGCGCTCCGACGACACCCTATGGCGCCGCGCTCACCATCGAGGAGAGCCTGACCCTGCGCTATGCCGCCGAGGACGCCGACGGCAACCGGAGCGACACGCAGGAGGCGGTCTTTACCATCGACACCGATTCCCCGGTTATTGTCCTTTCGACCCTGGTCGGCGTCGTCACCACCGAGGAAGTCCTCAACGTCTCGGGGATCGTCACCGACGATGTGGGGGTGAAGAGCCTGACCGTCAACGGCGAGACGGTTCCCGTCGGCACCGGCGGCAGCTTCAGCACCGCGGTCGCCCTGAAGGTGGGCGCCAACGAGGTCATCGTGGTCGCCACCGATGCGGTCGACCGGGCGACGACGGAGACCTTCAGCGTCAGCCGGGACACCGGCGCGCCGAAGCTGGCCGTCACCGCACCGGCCGACGGCAGCGTGGTCGACGGCGCGACCCTCACTGTGACCGGCACCGCCGATGCCGGCGCGACGGTCAGCGTCGCCCTCAACGGCGGCGATCCGCTGCTGGCCGAGCGCGACGGGGAGGCCTTCGCCGCCTCCGTTACCCTGAAGCCGGTGCTGAACACCATCGGGGTCGTAGCGGTAGCCGGCGACAAGGCTAGCGTCGCCAAGCGCACGGTCACCCTGGGAGAGAACCAGCTCAGCCTGACGATCACCGAACCGGCGCAGGACCGGATCGCTTACGGCAAGAACCTGGCCCTGAAGGGGGTCTTCGACAGCCCCGATCCGGCCTCTGTGGCCATCGCCCTCGGCGAGGAGACCTTCACGCCGGCGCTGAACGGCGAGGGGGCCTTCACCCAGGCGTTGACCTTCGCCGAGAAGGGGACCTACGCCGTCGTCGTCACCGGGACGGACGCCTCCGGGGAGACCGTCAGCGCGGTGCGCAACGTCATCTTCGACCCGCCGCCTCTCGGCGACATCGACGGCAACGGTCAGCTTACGACCTGGGATCTGATCCTCATCTCGAAATTTATTCTTGGCGTCGATACCCTGACCGAGCGGCAGAAGGTCGCAGCAGACGTCAACGACGACGGAGTGATAACGACTCTGGATATGATAATAATCCGCAAGGTCATTCTTGGCATTGACCCGCCTTTTGACTCCTGA
- the trpD gene encoding anthranilate phosphoribosyltransferase, with protein sequence MIKEATARIVEKQDLSEAEMIEVMDQIMGGEATDAQIGAFITALRMKGETVAEITGAARVMRDRATPIRVGKAVDLDREDINLDRETILDTCGTGGSGTKSFNISTTVAFVVAACGGKVAKHGNRSVSSACGSADVLEKLGVNLNVTPETVERCIAEVGVGFLFAPALHGAMRHAIGPRREIGIRTVFNILGPLTNPAGADRQVLGVYQEDLVEVMANVLVELGCRKGFVVHGMDGMDEVTLTGPTRVGEIRDGAVTLSTVEPEDFGLTRCKLSDLQGGDATRNAAIVRAILDGEKGPRRDVVLLNSAFALVAADLAPDLPAALERAASAIDSGEALARLEGLARVTNG encoded by the coding sequence ATGATCAAAGAGGCGACAGCCAGGATCGTGGAGAAGCAGGATCTCTCCGAGGCGGAGATGATCGAGGTCATGGACCAGATCATGGGCGGCGAGGCGACGGACGCCCAGATCGGCGCCTTTATCACCGCCCTGCGCATGAAGGGAGAGACGGTTGCCGAGATCACCGGGGCCGCCCGGGTGATGCGCGACCGGGCCACCCCGATCCGGGTCGGCAAGGCGGTCGACCTCGACCGGGAAGACATCAACCTCGACCGGGAGACGATCCTCGATACCTGCGGGACGGGGGGGAGCGGCACCAAGAGCTTCAACATCTCCACCACGGTGGCCTTCGTGGTCGCAGCCTGCGGCGGCAAGGTGGCCAAGCACGGCAACCGGAGCGTCTCCTCGGCCTGCGGCAGCGCCGACGTGCTGGAGAAGCTGGGCGTCAACCTGAACGTGACGCCGGAGACGGTGGAGCGCTGCATCGCCGAGGTCGGGGTCGGCTTTCTCTTCGCGCCGGCCCTGCACGGTGCGATGAGACACGCCATCGGGCCGCGCAGGGAGATCGGCATCCGCACGGTCTTCAACATCCTCGGCCCCCTGACCAATCCTGCCGGGGCCGACCGGCAGGTGCTGGGAGTCTACCAGGAGGATCTGGTCGAGGTCATGGCGAACGTCCTGGTGGAACTCGGCTGTCGCAAGGGATTCGTCGTTCACGGCATGGACGGCATGGACGAGGTCACCCTTACCGGGCCGACCCGGGTCGGCGAGATCAGGGACGGGGCGGTGACGCTCTCCACCGTGGAGCCGGAGGACTTCGGCCTGACCCGCTGCAAGCTTTCCGACCTTCAGGGGGGCGATGCGACCCGGAACGCGGCCATCGTCCGGGCGATCCTCGATGGGGAGAAGGGGCCGCGCAGGGACGTGGTCCTGCTCAACAGCGCTTTCGCCCTGGTCGCAGCCGACCTCGCGCCCGACCTGCCCGCCGCCCTGGAGCGGGCAGCTTCGGCTATCGACAGCGGCGAGGCTCTCGCCAGGCTCGAGGGGCTGGCCCGGGTGACGAACGGATAA
- a CDS encoding aminodeoxychorismate/anthranilate synthase component II, whose translation MLLMIDNYDSFTYNLVQYLRELGAEVEVHRNDKISVGEIEKKAPRRLVVSPGPCSPAEAGISVEAVRRLAGKIPLLGVCLGHQSIGHAFGGRVVRAANLMHGKTSPIHHDGKGLFAGLSNPFEATRYHSLIVERESLPESLRVTAWTEEEEIMGFEHRELPVWGVQFHPESILSLEGKALLKNFLEMT comes from the coding sequence ATGCTGTTGATGATCGATAACTACGACTCCTTCACCTACAACCTGGTTCAGTACCTGAGGGAACTGGGAGCGGAGGTGGAGGTTCACCGCAACGACAAGATCAGCGTCGGGGAGATCGAGAAGAAGGCTCCGCGGCGCCTCGTGGTCTCGCCGGGACCTTGCTCGCCCGCCGAGGCCGGAATCTCGGTGGAGGCGGTGCGGCGTCTGGCGGGCAAAATCCCGCTCCTCGGGGTCTGCCTTGGACACCAGTCGATCGGCCACGCCTTCGGCGGGCGCGTGGTGCGCGCCGCGAACCTGATGCACGGCAAGACCAGCCCGATCCACCACGACGGCAAGGGCCTCTTCGCGGGCCTGTCCAACCCCTTCGAGGCGACCCGCTACCACTCCCTGATCGTTGAGCGGGAGAGCCTCCCCGAATCCCTGCGGGTCACGGCCTGGACGGAGGAGGAGGAAATCATGGGCTTCGAGCACCGGGAGTTGCCCGTGTGGGGGGTGCAGTTCCACCCCGAGTCGATCCTGAGTCTCGAGGGGAAGGCGTTGCTGAAGAATTTTCTTGAAATGACGTAG
- the trpC gene encoding indole-3-glycerol phosphate synthase TrpC, with translation MILDDILEHKRFEVAEAKARTPLSELEGRLDGLEPTRGFAAALRGQADRGTAVIAEVKKGSPSKGIIRADFDPVAIARSYLAGGAACLSVLTDRKFFFGDLDYLGQIRREVPLPLLRKDFVVDPYQIVEARAFGADAVLLIAAALEESELKAFAGLARDLGLDVLLEVHDEAELEVALRVPVELVGINNRNLRTFATDLATTERLLPRIPAARLVVSESGIGCRSDILRLQKAGAGAFLVGESLMRQDDVAGTLRELLGEEG, from the coding sequence ATGATTCTCGACGACATTCTCGAACACAAGCGCTTTGAGGTGGCCGAGGCCAAGGCCCGTACCCCCCTGTCCGAACTGGAGGGACGCCTTGATGGCCTGGAGCCGACACGGGGCTTCGCGGCGGCCCTGCGCGGGCAGGCCGACAGGGGTACAGCGGTCATCGCCGAAGTCAAGAAAGGTTCCCCCTCCAAGGGGATCATCCGCGCCGATTTCGACCCGGTGGCCATCGCCCGCAGTTACCTCGCCGGGGGGGCGGCCTGCCTGTCGGTGCTCACCGACCGGAAATTCTTCTTTGGCGACCTGGACTACCTGGGGCAGATTCGCCGGGAGGTGCCGCTGCCCCTGCTGCGCAAGGACTTCGTCGTCGATCCCTACCAGATCGTCGAGGCCAGGGCCTTCGGCGCCGACGCGGTGCTCCTTATCGCCGCGGCCCTGGAAGAGAGTGAGCTGAAGGCCTTCGCCGGGCTGGCCCGGGACCTGGGGCTGGACGTTCTTCTCGAAGTTCACGACGAGGCGGAGTTGGAGGTCGCCCTGCGGGTGCCGGTGGAGCTTGTCGGCATCAACAACCGCAACCTGCGGACCTTCGCCACCGACCTTGCGACCACCGAGAGGCTCCTGCCCCGCATCCCGGCCGCGCGCCTGGTGGTCTCCGAAAGCGGCATCGGCTGCCGGTCAGACATCCTGCGCCTCCAGAAGGCCGGAGCCGGCGCCTTTCTCGTCGGCGAGAGCCTGATGCGGCAGGACGACGTGGCGGGCACGCTCCGGGAATTGCTGGGCGAAGAGGGTTAG
- the trpE gene encoding anthranilate synthase component I, whose protein sequence is MVFPTLQEFVALTEKGNLIPVYREILADMETPVSAFRKIDDGETSFLLESIEGGEKWARFSFLGSGPGKVFRCRDNHFEILENGRAVAGGECADPLDELRAFLAPYRPVQTEGLPRFFGGAVGYLGYDMVRFIEDLPDANPREIGAFDACFLLTEKLLIFDNMRQKIKVVCNVHLRDGDDPESAYRRATEEIEALIAQLRLPLPRLGGDADVGEPELTPNFSKAGFMEAVEKCKEYVRAGDIIQVVLSQRLSGPLAGVDPYDIYRALRTINPSPYMFFLRFGETLVVGASPEVLVRKEGTRVEVRPIAGTRPRGASSEEDLRLEQELLADPKERAEHIMLVDLGRNDLGRVCHTGSVEVSELMIVERYSHVMHIVSNVRGILDAERDAIDVFRATFPAGTLSGAAKVRAMEIIDELEPCRREVYGGAVGYLSFSGNMDMAIAIRTLVVQGDRIHLQAGAGIVADSDPEAEYEETLNKARGVVKAIEMAREGLD, encoded by the coding sequence ATGGTTTTCCCGACCCTTCAAGAATTCGTCGCCCTGACCGAAAAGGGCAACCTTATCCCCGTTTACAGGGAGATCCTCGCGGACATGGAGACACCCGTCTCCGCCTTCCGCAAGATCGACGACGGGGAGACCTCCTTTCTCCTCGAAAGTATCGAGGGGGGGGAGAAATGGGCCCGTTTCTCCTTTCTGGGCAGCGGACCCGGCAAGGTCTTTCGCTGCAGGGACAACCATTTCGAGATCCTGGAAAACGGCCGGGCCGTCGCCGGAGGCGAGTGCGCCGACCCGCTCGACGAACTGCGCGCCTTTCTCGCGCCTTACCGCCCGGTTCAGACCGAGGGGCTGCCCCGCTTCTTCGGGGGCGCCGTCGGCTACCTCGGCTACGACATGGTTCGCTTCATCGAGGACCTGCCCGATGCCAACCCCCGGGAGATCGGCGCCTTCGACGCCTGTTTTCTCCTTACCGAGAAACTGCTGATCTTCGACAACATGCGCCAGAAGATCAAGGTTGTCTGCAACGTCCACCTCCGCGACGGGGACGACCCGGAGAGCGCCTACCGGAGGGCGACCGAGGAGATAGAGGCGCTCATCGCACAACTGCGCTTGCCTCTGCCCCGTCTCGGGGGGGACGCCGATGTTGGCGAACCCGAGTTGACACCCAACTTCTCCAAGGCCGGCTTCATGGAGGCCGTGGAGAAGTGCAAGGAGTACGTCCGGGCCGGTGACATCATCCAGGTGGTTCTCTCCCAGCGACTCTCCGGCCCCCTCGCCGGGGTCGATCCCTATGACATCTACCGGGCCCTGCGCACGATCAACCCGTCCCCCTACATGTTCTTCCTGCGCTTCGGGGAGACCCTCGTTGTCGGCGCCTCCCCCGAGGTGCTGGTGCGCAAGGAGGGGACCCGGGTGGAGGTGCGGCCCATCGCCGGGACCCGGCCCAGGGGCGCCTCCTCCGAGGAGGACCTGCGCCTGGAGCAGGAACTGCTGGCCGACCCCAAGGAGCGGGCCGAGCACATCATGCTCGTCGACCTGGGGCGCAACGACCTCGGAAGGGTGTGCCACACCGGCAGCGTGGAGGTGAGCGAGCTGATGATCGTCGAGCGCTACTCCCACGTCATGCACATCGTCTCCAACGTCCGCGGAATCCTCGACGCCGAGCGCGACGCCATCGATGTCTTTCGGGCCACCTTCCCGGCGGGGACCCTCTCCGGCGCCGCCAAGGTGAGGGCAATGGAGATCATCGACGAGCTCGAGCCGTGCCGCCGGGAGGTCTACGGCGGGGCGGTCGGTTACCTTTCCTTCTCCGGCAACATGGACATGGCCATCGCCATCCGCACCCTGGTGGTTCAGGGCGACAGGATCCACCTGCAGGCCGGCGCCGGCATCGTGGCCGACTCGGACCCCGAGGCGGAGTACGAGGAGACCCTCAACAAGGCCCGCGGGGTGGTCAAGGCCATCGAGATGGCGCGTGAGGGACTCGACTGA